In Streptomyces sp. NBC_00448, the following are encoded in one genomic region:
- a CDS encoding metal-sensitive transcriptional regulator codes for MATEGIAGEIVKPHGPHGYSHDKESHLKRLRRIEGQLRGLQRMVEEDVYCIDILTQVSASTKGLQSFALQLLEEHLRHCVAAAAVGGGPEIDEKVAEATAAIARLLRT; via the coding sequence ATGGCCACGGAAGGCATCGCCGGGGAGATTGTGAAGCCGCACGGGCCGCATGGCTACAGCCATGACAAAGAGTCCCATCTGAAACGGCTGCGCAGGATCGAGGGTCAGCTGCGCGGACTGCAGCGGATGGTCGAGGAGGACGTGTACTGCATCGACATCCTCACCCAGGTCTCGGCGAGCACCAAGGGGCTGCAGTCCTTCGCGCTCCAGCTGCTGGAGGAGCACCTGCGGCACTGCGTGGCCGCGGCCGCGGTCGGCGGCGGCCCGGAGATCGACGAGAAGGTCGCCGAGGCGACGGCGGCGATAGCGCGACTGCTGCGCACGTAG
- a CDS encoding type IV secretory system conjugative DNA transfer family protein codes for MAARTKESSGGLPDGLIVGIIGLLLGVTLLVWTATGISGVLAHGGWPQGVHFTRTPRAMRYLVTQPHDMAAAWPQVPRGQLSGAGLFWWVFIGEIVALFSFAMWVLNAVARLRGKRPPRTRTPRRARAARVPRPAAADDAYTYDEEGEDGADPADVPEPRHHAAPQPYARSGEESLDAWFRTVPRAVPPGAPAPEDAPTTQFPPVHAEDLVPAGASPAAAPPPPVTAATPLAALADGEVTRTYALFAEPRGDKAKRVVQPAVLAAAGPVVVTTADPDTYYQTAGNRAKLGPVHVFDPAHLVDVPGRLRWAPHGGCERPDTARIRAAALLAPLRTARADEAIVHDAAVTLLRCWLHAAAVDGRPFRQVQRWAAGGASAGEAVRVLRSDRDAASGWSGELESVLHAHPERRDAAQALIRHTLEPLNSVHIRDACTPAKSGGLDLESFTSERGTLYVVGERIEDPRSHPGAMPLLTALVSSVVEHGRRMAAGSPTGRLDPPMTFVLDDVGALAPTPDLPVLLAEGHAAGLPTLAVLRSPEQGTARWQSPLWQQADMRLALGDATADALPPAVPDAVRIR; via the coding sequence ATGGCGGCGCGCACGAAGGAGAGTTCGGGGGGCCTGCCCGACGGCCTGATCGTCGGGATCATCGGCCTCCTGCTCGGCGTGACCCTGCTGGTGTGGACGGCGACCGGGATCTCCGGGGTGCTCGCGCACGGCGGCTGGCCGCAGGGCGTGCACTTCACCCGCACCCCCCGCGCGATGCGGTACCTGGTCACCCAGCCGCACGACATGGCCGCCGCATGGCCGCAGGTGCCCCGCGGGCAGTTGTCGGGCGCCGGGCTGTTCTGGTGGGTGTTCATCGGGGAGATCGTGGCGCTGTTCTCCTTCGCGATGTGGGTGCTCAACGCGGTGGCCCGGCTGCGCGGCAAGCGCCCTCCGCGCACCCGGACTCCCCGCCGCGCCAGGGCCGCACGCGTACCGCGACCCGCCGCGGCCGACGACGCGTACACGTACGACGAAGAGGGCGAGGACGGCGCCGATCCCGCGGACGTCCCCGAGCCGCGCCACCACGCCGCCCCGCAGCCGTACGCCCGCTCCGGCGAGGAGAGCCTGGACGCCTGGTTCCGTACGGTGCCGCGGGCGGTGCCGCCCGGCGCCCCGGCGCCCGAGGACGCGCCCACCACGCAGTTCCCGCCGGTGCACGCCGAGGACCTGGTGCCCGCCGGTGCCTCGCCGGCGGCCGCTCCCCCGCCGCCGGTGACGGCCGCCACCCCGCTGGCCGCGCTCGCCGACGGCGAGGTCACCCGCACCTACGCGCTGTTCGCCGAGCCGCGCGGCGACAAGGCCAAGCGCGTGGTGCAGCCCGCCGTGCTGGCCGCGGCCGGGCCGGTCGTGGTGACCACCGCGGACCCCGACACCTACTACCAGACGGCCGGGAACCGGGCGAAGCTCGGGCCGGTGCACGTCTTCGACCCGGCGCACCTGGTGGACGTGCCCGGGCGGCTGCGGTGGGCGCCGCACGGCGGGTGCGAGCGGCCGGACACCGCCCGGATACGCGCCGCCGCGCTGCTCGCGCCGCTGCGTACCGCCCGCGCCGACGAGGCGATCGTGCACGACGCGGCGGTGACGCTGCTGCGCTGCTGGCTGCACGCGGCCGCCGTGGACGGGCGGCCCTTCCGGCAGGTGCAGCGGTGGGCCGCGGGCGGGGCGAGCGCCGGGGAGGCGGTGCGGGTGCTGCGCAGCGACCGCGACGCCGCGTCCGGCTGGAGCGGCGAGCTGGAGTCGGTGCTGCACGCGCACCCCGAACGCCGGGACGCGGCACAGGCGTTGATCCGGCACACCCTCGAACCGCTCAACTCGGTGCACATCCGCGACGCGTGCACACCCGCCAAGTCCGGTGGCCTCGACCTGGAGTCATTCACCTCCGAACGGGGAACGCTCTATGTGGTGGGCGAACGGATCGAGGACCCGCGTTCCCATCCGGGTGCGATGCCCCTGCTGACCGCACTCGTCTCCAGCGTGGTCGAGCACGGCCGGCGCATGGCCGCAGGGTCACCCACCGGTCGGCTCGACCCACCAATGACGTTCGTCCTCGACGACGTGGGCGCGCTCGCCCCGACCCCCGACCTGCCCGTGCTCCTCGCCGAGGGGCACGCCGCCGGGCTGCCGACCCTCGCGGTGCTGCGCTCGCCCGAACAGGGCACCGCGCGCTGGCAGTCACCGCTGTGGCAGCAGGCGGACATGCGGCTGGCGCTCGGCGACGCGACCGCGGACGCACTGCCGCCGGCCGTGCCGGACGCGGTCCGCATCCGCTGA
- a CDS encoding SCO6880 family protein → MTTQPFTQPRRTYLIGKARPNAIVGKNRETGEISLIIVGAALGMMSGLLIPVLLLRIVGLVGWPVLALAAVYMPYRRRTFYRWFEINRAYRRMLRVAPAYRSSAQEAGTQMDGREIEIGPPPGIGRITWLAAPFGPDEIAVLLHVDRRTVTAAIEIEGPGVGLRDSEDQEALVERFGTLLKHVANGDGFVTRLQMLARTLPADPDAHAKDVAQRGEPDAPRWLQDSYDQLQSMVSTSSEQHRAYLVACMHFTRELAAEGNAMARATIARGTRVDKDAGLAAVMARELNDICARLAEADIRVRQPLGQARLSSLVHSMYDPDHPIDHIQAMTRRNAWPAELDATEPTFLQAKTRESSTRAPWHHATAWVKEWPMTPVGVNFLAPLLVHTPDVIRTVAVCMDLEPTDVAIERMLTEKTNDDAEASRAAKMNRVVDPRDVAHHGRIDQRGEDLASGAAGVNLVGYITVSARSPEALARDKRTIRASAGKSYLKLEWCDREHHRAFVNTLPFATGIRR, encoded by the coding sequence GTGACGACCCAGCCGTTCACCCAGCCGCGCCGCACGTATCTGATCGGAAAGGCGCGGCCGAACGCCATCGTCGGCAAGAACCGGGAGACCGGCGAGATCTCGCTGATCATCGTCGGGGCGGCGCTGGGCATGATGTCCGGCCTGCTGATCCCGGTACTGCTGCTGCGCATCGTCGGCCTGGTCGGCTGGCCGGTGCTGGCGCTGGCCGCGGTGTACATGCCCTACCGGCGGCGTACGTTCTACCGCTGGTTCGAGATCAACCGGGCCTACCGGCGGATGCTGCGGGTCGCGCCGGCGTACCGCTCCTCGGCGCAGGAGGCCGGCACCCAGATGGACGGGCGGGAGATCGAGATCGGGCCGCCGCCGGGGATCGGCCGGATCACCTGGCTGGCCGCGCCGTTCGGGCCGGACGAGATCGCGGTGCTGCTGCACGTGGACCGCCGTACGGTCACCGCGGCGATCGAGATCGAGGGCCCGGGCGTGGGCCTGCGCGACAGCGAGGACCAGGAAGCCCTGGTGGAACGCTTCGGCACCCTGCTGAAGCACGTGGCCAACGGCGACGGCTTCGTGACGCGGCTCCAGATGCTCGCCCGCACGCTGCCCGCCGACCCGGACGCGCACGCCAAGGACGTGGCGCAGCGCGGCGAACCGGACGCGCCACGCTGGCTGCAGGACTCCTACGACCAGCTCCAGTCGATGGTGTCGACCTCCTCCGAGCAGCACCGCGCCTACCTGGTGGCGTGCATGCACTTCACCCGCGAACTGGCCGCCGAGGGCAACGCGATGGCCCGCGCGACCATCGCCCGCGGCACCCGGGTGGACAAGGACGCCGGCCTGGCCGCGGTGATGGCCCGCGAGCTCAACGACATCTGCGCCCGCCTCGCCGAGGCCGACATCCGGGTCCGGCAGCCGCTCGGCCAGGCCCGGCTGTCGTCGCTGGTGCACTCGATGTACGACCCGGACCACCCGATCGACCACATCCAGGCGATGACCCGCCGCAACGCGTGGCCGGCCGAACTGGACGCCACCGAGCCGACGTTCCTCCAGGCGAAGACCCGGGAGTCGAGCACGCGCGCGCCCTGGCACCACGCCACGGCGTGGGTGAAGGAGTGGCCGATGACGCCGGTGGGCGTCAACTTCCTCGCGCCGCTGCTGGTGCACACCCCGGACGTGATCCGCACCGTCGCGGTCTGCATGGACCTGGAGCCCACCGACGTGGCGATCGAGCGGATGCTGACGGAGAAGACCAACGACGACGCCGAGGCGAGCCGGGCCGCGAAGATGAACCGGGTGGTGGACCCGCGGGACGTGGCCCACCACGGCCGGATCGACCAGCGCGGCGAGGACCTGGCCAGTGGCGCGGCCGGGGTGAACCTGGTCGGCTACATCACGGTGTCCGCGCGCTCCCCGGAAGCGCTGGCGCGCGACAAGCGCACCATCCGCGCTTCCGCCGGTAAGTCGTATTTGAAGCTCGAATGGTGCGATCGTGAGCACCACCGGGCATTCGTCAACACGTTGCCGTTCGCTACCGGCATCCGCCGCTAG
- a CDS encoding FAD-binding oxidoreductase has product MGRGENRSRVVGKSPRRVKRRTALKAGGGVLAATALSGCGDGGGDDAKAPAPASGSGTPSSAKPTASGTPSPVKPDWPTLARSLDGSLVRPQDSGYDVDRRLYNTRFDSLRPAAVAYVTGADDIRTCLEFARRTGITPVVRSGGHSYAGWSSGTGRLIVDVSKLDSIRVNGTTATIGAGAKLIDVYNTLAQYGRTIPGGSCPSVGVSGLTLGGGHGVMSRSMGLTCDNLIGATLITADGRSHAVSADAEPDVFWALRGAGNGNFGVVTSLTFATHPVPAVVTGYLTWPWSHAADLVGGWQSWGPDLPDHIWSALDLNCTVGQSPTVSVAMTSTGSRDDLAAAADRLATAVGAPATSVSLRPHTYVDAMFSYAGCEGRSAAQCHLAPVGSLERDTYTARSDFYDVNLPAGGVQALVGRLQQLAGQSGGGAGSIALTALGGAVNRPSATATAFSHRGSRFLAQYLASHELSATSWLDDTHTALRRYASGAAYQNYTDPSLTDWRTAYYGPNADRLTALKKQLDPNRLFDFPQAL; this is encoded by the coding sequence ATGGGCCGGGGAGAAAACCGGAGCCGGGTTGTCGGCAAAAGCCCCCGCAGGGTAAAGCGGCGAACCGCGCTGAAGGCGGGCGGCGGGGTGCTGGCCGCGACGGCGCTGAGCGGGTGCGGCGACGGCGGCGGGGACGACGCGAAAGCGCCCGCGCCCGCCTCGGGTTCGGGGACGCCCTCGTCCGCGAAGCCGACCGCGTCGGGCACCCCGTCACCGGTGAAGCCGGACTGGCCGACGCTGGCAAGGTCGCTGGACGGGTCGCTGGTGCGCCCGCAGGACAGCGGGTATGACGTGGACCGCCGCCTCTACAACACCCGTTTCGACTCGCTCCGGCCGGCCGCGGTCGCGTATGTCACCGGCGCCGACGACATCCGCACCTGCCTGGAGTTCGCCCGCCGTACCGGGATCACGCCCGTCGTCCGCAGCGGTGGCCACTCGTACGCGGGCTGGTCCAGCGGCACCGGCCGGCTGATCGTGGACGTCTCGAAGCTCGACTCGATCCGGGTGAACGGCACGACCGCCACGATCGGCGCGGGCGCCAAGCTCATCGACGTCTACAACACCCTTGCGCAGTACGGCCGGACGATCCCGGGCGGGTCGTGCCCGTCGGTGGGCGTCTCGGGGCTCACGCTCGGCGGCGGTCATGGCGTGATGAGCCGTTCGATGGGGCTGACCTGCGACAACCTCATCGGCGCGACGTTGATCACCGCGGACGGCCGCAGCCACGCGGTGTCCGCCGACGCCGAGCCGGACGTCTTCTGGGCGCTGCGCGGCGCGGGCAACGGCAACTTCGGCGTGGTGACGTCCCTGACGTTCGCCACCCACCCGGTGCCGGCCGTGGTCACCGGCTATCTGACCTGGCCGTGGAGCCACGCCGCCGACCTGGTCGGCGGCTGGCAGAGCTGGGGTCCCGACCTGCCCGACCACATCTGGTCCGCGCTCGACCTGAACTGCACGGTCGGCCAGAGCCCCACCGTCTCGGTCGCGATGACCTCCACAGGGTCGCGCGACGACCTCGCCGCCGCCGCGGACCGGCTGGCCACCGCGGTCGGCGCCCCCGCCACCTCGGTGTCACTGCGCCCGCACACCTACGTCGATGCGATGTTCTCCTACGCCGGCTGCGAGGGCCGCAGCGCAGCCCAGTGCCATCTCGCCCCGGTCGGCAGCCTGGAGCGGGACACGTACACCGCGCGCTCCGACTTCTACGACGTCAACCTGCCGGCCGGCGGCGTCCAGGCGCTGGTCGGCCGGTTGCAGCAGCTCGCCGGCCAGTCCGGCGGCGGCGCCGGCAGCATCGCCCTCACCGCGCTGGGCGGCGCGGTCAACCGCCCCTCCGCCACGGCCACCGCCTTCTCCCACCGCGGCTCGCGCTTCCTGGCGCAGTACCTCGCCTCCCACGAACTGTCCGCCACCTCATGGCTGGACGACACCCACACGGCCCTGCGCCGCTACGCGTCCGGCGCCGCCTACCAGAACTACACCGACCCGTCGCTGACCGACTGGCGCACCGCGTACTACGGACCGAACGCCGACCGGCTGACCGCCCTGAAGAAGCAGCTCGACCCGAACCGCCTCTTCGACTTCCCGCAGGCGCTGTAG
- a CDS encoding bifunctional lytic transglycosylase/C40 family peptidase, with the protein MRRIWLIVIIALGLCFSFLALLVVGTFSAAAGLSDGENGQAVTLAKGSVPAEYEPIVAKWGDLCPSLNPSLLAAQLYQESGWNAHAQSGADAQGIAQFIPGTWATHGIDGNGDGKADVWDPQDAIPSAATYDCQLAAYVKDVPGDNTDNMLASYNAGAYAVIKAGGVPPYAETQNYVKTIRSLAQSFAAPVARLEPTEQAAGAITYAQSKLGTKYLWGGEGTAAQGGRFDCSGLTQASYHAVGVTLPRVANDQWNAGPHPSRAELLPGDLVFFAYDLSDPRSIHHVGIYVGGGYMIDAPHTGAVIRFDPIDSPDYIGATRVTASGAQALPTASSASSAS; encoded by the coding sequence GTGCGCCGGATCTGGCTCATCGTCATCATCGCTCTGGGCCTGTGCTTTTCGTTCCTCGCGCTGCTCGTGGTGGGCACGTTCTCGGCCGCCGCGGGCCTGTCGGACGGCGAGAACGGGCAGGCGGTGACGTTGGCCAAGGGTTCGGTCCCGGCCGAGTACGAGCCGATCGTGGCGAAGTGGGGCGACCTGTGCCCGTCGCTCAACCCGTCGCTGCTGGCCGCGCAGCTCTACCAGGAGAGCGGGTGGAACGCCCACGCGCAGAGCGGGGCGGACGCGCAGGGCATCGCGCAGTTCATCCCGGGCACCTGGGCCACCCACGGCATCGACGGCAACGGCGACGGCAAGGCCGACGTGTGGGACCCGCAGGACGCGATTCCCTCGGCCGCCACGTACGACTGCCAGCTCGCCGCCTACGTGAAGGACGTGCCGGGCGACAACACCGACAACATGCTCGCCTCCTACAACGCCGGCGCCTACGCGGTGATCAAGGCCGGCGGCGTCCCGCCGTACGCCGAGACGCAGAACTACGTGAAGACCATCCGCTCCCTGGCGCAGAGCTTCGCGGCGCCGGTCGCGCGGCTGGAGCCGACCGAGCAGGCCGCGGGCGCGATCACCTACGCGCAGTCGAAGCTCGGCACCAAGTACCTGTGGGGCGGGGAGGGCACGGCGGCGCAGGGCGGCCGGTTCGACTGCTCGGGGCTGACGCAGGCGTCGTACCACGCGGTCGGGGTGACCTTGCCGCGGGTGGCCAACGACCAGTGGAACGCCGGGCCGCACCCGAGCCGGGCCGAACTGCTCCCCGGCGACCTGGTCTTCTTCGCCTACGATCTGAGTGACCCGCGCTCCATCCACCACGTCGGGATCTACGTGGGCGGTGGCTACATGATCGACGCGCCGCACACCGGCGCGGTGATCCGGTTCGACCCGATCGACTCGCCCGACTACATCGGGGCGACCCGGGTCACCGCGAGCGGGGCGCAGGCGCTGCCCACCGCGTCGTCGGCGTCGTCCGCGTCCTGA
- the pstB gene encoding phosphate ABC transporter ATP-binding protein PstB produces MAKRIDVSGLSAYYGSHKAIDDISMTVEPGSVTAFIGPSGCGKSTFLRTLNRMHEVTPGGRVEGKVMLDDENLYASGVDPVTVRRTVGMVFQRPNPFPTMSIYDNVAAGLRLNGVRKKGELDTIVEKSLKGANLWNEVKDRLNKPGSGLSGGQQQRLCIARAIAVEPQVLLMDEPCSALDPISTLAIEDLIGELKERFTIVIVTHNMQQAARVSDRTAFFNLAAVGQPGKLIEIDETQRIFSNPSVQATEDYISGRFG; encoded by the coding sequence ATGGCCAAACGCATCGACGTCAGCGGCCTGTCCGCCTACTACGGCAGCCACAAGGCCATCGACGACATCTCGATGACCGTCGAGCCCGGCTCCGTGACCGCCTTCATCGGCCCGTCCGGCTGCGGCAAGTCCACCTTCCTGCGCACCTTGAACCGCATGCACGAGGTCACCCCCGGCGGCCGCGTCGAGGGCAAGGTGATGCTGGACGACGAGAACCTGTACGCCAGCGGCGTGGACCCGGTGACGGTGCGGCGCACCGTCGGCATGGTCTTCCAGCGCCCGAACCCGTTCCCCACCATGTCGATCTACGACAACGTGGCGGCCGGCCTGCGGCTCAACGGCGTCCGCAAGAAGGGCGAGCTCGACACCATCGTCGAGAAGTCCCTCAAGGGCGCCAACCTCTGGAACGAGGTCAAGGACCGGCTGAACAAGCCCGGCTCCGGGCTCTCCGGCGGCCAGCAGCAGCGGCTGTGCATCGCCCGCGCCATCGCGGTCGAGCCGCAGGTGCTGCTGATGGACGAGCCGTGCTCCGCGCTCGACCCGATCTCCACCCTCGCCATCGAGGACCTGATCGGGGAGCTGAAGGAACGCTTCACGATCGTGATCGTCACGCACAACATGCAGCAGGCCGCGCGGGTGTCGGACCGTACCGCGTTCTTCAACCTGGCCGCCGTCGGGCAGCCCGGCAAGCTGATCGAGATCGACGAGACCCAGCGGATCTTCTCCAACCCGTCGGTCCAGGCGACCGAGGACTACATTTCCGGCCGCTTCGGCTGA
- a CDS encoding DUF47 domain-containing protein, whose product MRFRLTPRETSFYDMFAASADNIVTGSKLLMELLGADSPTRTEIAERMRAAEHAGDDATHAIFHQLNSSFITPFDREDIYTLAGSLDDIMDFMEEAVDLVVLYNVEELPKGVEQQIEVLARAAELTAEAMPNLRTMSNLTEYWIEINRLENQADQIHRKLLAHLFNGKYDAIEVLKLKQIVDVLEEAADAFEHVANTVETIAVKES is encoded by the coding sequence GTGCGCTTTCGTCTGACCCCCAGGGAGACGAGCTTCTATGACATGTTCGCCGCATCCGCGGACAACATCGTCACCGGTTCGAAGCTTCTGATGGAACTGCTCGGGGCCGATTCGCCGACCCGGACCGAGATCGCAGAACGCATGAGGGCGGCCGAGCACGCCGGGGACGACGCGACCCACGCGATCTTCCACCAGCTCAACTCCTCCTTCATCACGCCGTTCGACCGGGAGGACATCTACACCCTCGCCGGTTCGCTGGACGACATCATGGACTTCATGGAGGAGGCCGTCGACCTGGTCGTCCTCTACAACGTCGAGGAGCTGCCCAAGGGCGTCGAGCAGCAGATCGAGGTGCTGGCCAGAGCCGCCGAGCTGACCGCCGAGGCGATGCCCAACCTGCGCACCATGTCGAACCTGACCGAGTACTGGATCGAGATCAACCGGCTGGAGAACCAGGCCGACCAGATCCACCGCAAGCTGCTCGCGCACCTGTTCAACGGCAAGTACGACGCGATCGAGGTGCTGAAGCTCAAGCAGATCGTCGACGTGCTGGAAGAGGCGGCCGACGCGTTCGAGCACGTCGCCAACACGGTGGAGACCATCGCGGTCAAGGAGTCCTGA
- a CDS encoding inorganic phosphate transporter, with product MDTFVLVVTIGVALFFTYTNGFHDSANAIATSVSTRALTPKAALAMAAVMNLLGAFLGSKVASTVSKGLIATPHGRNGMAILFAALAGAIVWNLVTWYFGLPSSSSHALFGGLVGAALAGGTQVHWDGVVDKVIVPMFLSPVVGLLVGYLVMMAILWFFRGSNPHKAKRGFRMAQTVSAAAMALGHGLQDAQKTMGVVVLALVIHDPSRGFGIPIWVKLICAAMMSLGTYAGGWRIMRTLGRRIIDLDPPQGFAAETTSAAILYTTSYVFAAPVSTTHVITSAIMGVGATKRVKAVRWGVAKNIVGGWFITMPAAAVVAAVCFYLVRLVFG from the coding sequence GTGGACACCTTCGTTCTGGTCGTGACCATCGGGGTCGCGCTCTTCTTCACGTACACCAACGGCTTCCACGACTCGGCGAACGCCATCGCCACCTCGGTCTCCACCCGCGCGCTGACCCCCAAGGCGGCGCTGGCGATGGCCGCGGTGATGAACCTGCTCGGCGCCTTCCTCGGCTCCAAGGTGGCCTCCACCGTGAGCAAGGGCCTGATCGCCACGCCACACGGCCGCAACGGGATGGCCATCCTGTTCGCCGCGCTCGCCGGAGCCATTGTATGGAACCTGGTCACCTGGTATTTCGGGCTGCCGTCGAGTTCAAGCCACGCGCTGTTCGGCGGTCTGGTCGGCGCGGCGCTCGCCGGCGGCACCCAGGTGCACTGGGACGGCGTGGTCGACAAGGTCATCGTGCCGATGTTCCTCTCGCCGGTGGTCGGCCTGCTCGTGGGCTACCTGGTGATGATGGCGATCCTGTGGTTCTTCCGCGGTTCCAACCCGCACAAGGCCAAGCGCGGCTTCCGGATGGCGCAGACCGTCTCGGCGGCCGCGATGGCACTCGGCCACGGTCTGCAGGATGCCCAGAAGACGATGGGTGTGGTGGTGCTGGCGCTGGTGATCCACGACCCGAGCCGCGGATTCGGCATCCCGATCTGGGTGAAACTGATCTGTGCGGCGATGATGTCGCTGGGCACCTACGCGGGCGGCTGGCGGATCATGCGGACCCTCGGCCGCCGGATCATCGACCTCGACCCGCCGCAGGGCTTCGCCGCCGAGACCACCTCCGCGGCGATCCTCTACACCACCTCGTACGTCTTCGCGGCGCCGGTCTCCACCACGCACGTCATCACCTCGGCGATCATGGGCGTGGGGGCGACCAAACGGGTCAAGGCGGTCCGCTGGGGCGTGGCGAAGAACATCGTCGGCGGCTGGTTCATCACGATGCCGGCCGCGGCGGTCGTCGCCGCCGTCTGCTTCTACCTGGTCCGGCTGGTCTTCGGCTGA
- a CDS encoding ATP-binding protein, translating into MLDPLAAITDAFTSFLFGRVETTRLPVRTSTGQAQAVYLPTAAPGLGDSGVIIGREVYSGKGYIYDPFQLYGQQLPAPHWLVLGESGNGKSALEKTYVMRQLRFKDRQVVVLDAQGEDGVGEWNLIAQSLGLTPIRLDPMAALDGGIKLNPLDPAITVTGQLALLRTIIEVALGRGLDERSGFALKVAHTYVAESVTDRQPILTDIVERLRHPVPESAEAMNVDLDDVRAWGLDVALVLDRLVDGDLRGMFDGPTSAGIDLDSPLIVFDLSHIDRNSIAMPILMAIVGVWLEHTWIRPDRKKRIFLVEEAWHIINSPFVAQLFQRLLKFGRRLGLSFVAVVHHLSDVVDGAAAKEAAAILKMASTRTIYAQKADEARATGRVLGLPRWAVEIIPTLTPGIAVWDVNGNVQVVKHLITEAERPLVFTDRAMTESSQDHMAGIEAEAEAEAEARAEAHAAQVALAKHMADDAVA; encoded by the coding sequence ATGCTGGACCCTCTGGCTGCGATCACGGACGCGTTCACCAGCTTCCTGTTCGGCCGGGTGGAGACCACCCGGCTGCCCGTCCGCACGTCCACCGGCCAGGCGCAGGCGGTGTACCTGCCGACCGCAGCGCCCGGCCTCGGCGACTCCGGTGTGATCATCGGACGCGAGGTGTACTCCGGGAAGGGGTACATCTACGACCCGTTCCAGCTCTACGGCCAGCAACTGCCGGCCCCGCACTGGCTGGTGCTCGGCGAGTCCGGCAACGGCAAGTCGGCGCTGGAGAAGACCTATGTGATGCGGCAGTTGCGGTTCAAGGACCGGCAGGTCGTGGTCCTCGACGCGCAGGGCGAGGACGGCGTCGGCGAGTGGAACCTGATCGCCCAGTCGCTGGGCCTGACCCCGATCCGGCTGGACCCGATGGCGGCGCTGGACGGCGGGATCAAGCTCAACCCGCTGGACCCGGCGATCACCGTCACCGGGCAGCTCGCGCTGCTGCGCACCATCATCGAGGTGGCGCTGGGGCGCGGCCTGGACGAGCGGTCCGGGTTCGCGCTGAAGGTCGCGCACACCTACGTCGCCGAGTCGGTGACGGACCGCCAGCCGATCCTCACCGACATCGTGGAGCGGCTGCGGCACCCGGTGCCGGAGTCCGCCGAGGCGATGAACGTCGACCTGGACGACGTACGCGCGTGGGGCCTGGACGTGGCGCTGGTGCTGGACCGGCTGGTCGACGGCGACCTGCGCGGGATGTTCGACGGGCCGACGAGCGCGGGCATCGACCTGGACTCGCCGCTGATCGTCTTCGACCTCTCGCACATCGACCGTAACTCGATCGCGATGCCGATCCTGATGGCGATCGTGGGTGTGTGGCTGGAGCACACCTGGATCAGGCCGGACCGGAAGAAACGGATCTTCCTGGTCGAGGAGGCATGGCACATCATCAACTCGCCGTTCGTGGCGCAGCTCTTCCAGCGGCTGCTGAAGTTCGGCCGGCGGCTCGGCCTGTCCTTCGTGGCGGTGGTGCACCACCTGTCCGACGTGGTCGACGGCGCCGCCGCCAAGGAGGCGGCGGCGATCCTCAAGATGGCCTCCACCCGCACCATCTACGCCCAGAAGGCCGACGAGGCGAGAGCCACCGGCCGCGTCCTGGGCCTGCCGCGCTGGGCGGTGGAGATCATCCCGACCCTCACCCCCGGCATCGCGGTCTGGGACGTCAACGGCAACGTGCAAGTGGTCAAGCACCTGATCACCGAGGCGGAGCGGCCCCTGGTCTTCACCGACCGGGCGATGACGGAGTCCTCGCAGGACCACATGGCCGGGATCGAGGCCGAGGCGGAAGCGGAGGCCGAGGCCCGGGCCGAGGCGCACGCGGCGCAGGTCGCCCTCGCCAAGCACATGGCAGACGACGCGGTGGCGTGA
- a CDS encoding phosphatase PAP2 family protein, whose protein sequence is MAKVTGDTVNPDVSLLRGINGLSGHASHGVDRAVAWAGGYGLVALALVLAVWCWWRVARRAEDAPAAVAGVLWSGLAAGIATLLDLPIRAFVQRPRPYADHDGLHVLVHDGGYSFVSVRSAVIAAVAVGLFTVDRRFGVIALLAALAEGFCDIYVGTHYPTDVIGGFALGAATVLLLTAPALALLTRLTTGVARGRAAVLVRSSPSAAPAASRLGPRKVRHSATDKDLAA, encoded by the coding sequence ATGGCGAAGGTCACAGGCGACACCGTGAACCCCGACGTCAGCCTGCTGCGCGGGATCAACGGCCTGTCCGGGCACGCCTCGCACGGCGTGGACCGGGCCGTGGCGTGGGCCGGCGGATACGGCCTGGTCGCCCTGGCCCTGGTGCTGGCCGTCTGGTGCTGGTGGCGGGTGGCCCGGCGGGCCGAGGACGCGCCGGCCGCGGTCGCCGGCGTGCTGTGGTCGGGACTCGCGGCCGGGATCGCGACGCTGCTCGACCTGCCGATCCGGGCCTTCGTCCAGCGGCCCCGTCCCTACGCCGACCACGACGGCCTCCATGTGCTGGTGCACGACGGCGGCTACTCCTTCGTCAGCGTGCGCAGCGCAGTCATCGCCGCCGTCGCGGTCGGGCTGTTCACCGTCGACCGCAGGTTCGGCGTGATCGCGCTGCTGGCCGCGCTCGCCGAGGGCTTCTGCGACATCTACGTCGGCACGCACTACCCGACCGATGTGATCGGCGGCTTCGCGCTCGGCGCCGCCACCGTGCTGCTGCTGACCGCGCCCGCCCTCGCGCTGCTCACCCGGCTCACCACCGGGGTGGCCCGCGGCCGCGCCGCGGTGCTGGTCCGCTCCTCACCGAGCGCCGCACCCGCGGCCAGCCGGCTGGGCCCACGCAAGGTCCGGCACAGCGCCACCGACAAGGACCTGGCGGCGTAA